The sequence below is a genomic window from Sphingobium sp. EP60837.
GAAATCATATTTGCCCTGCTTCGGCTCGGTCGTGCCGCGCTTCAGTTCATACTCCTGCACGACCACATCGCATTCGCGCGCAACCGCCGCTCGAAAGCCTGTATCTTCGCGTAGGAGGCGCGACTTGACCGCTGCGCCGAAATGGCGGCCGGACCGGCGTGCATGCTGGGCCAGGCCGTAGCGCGAAACGCTGCGCGCGACGCCCGGGGGGAGGGGGGAACAGGCGGCCAGCGCGGCAGCGCCTGCAAGAAAGTCGCGCCGCTTCACAGCCTTTGCCTCCGTCCGACGAACATCCGGGTAAAATCGATCCACCGATCGCAGATGCGGCGGTACACAGCGTCTGGGAGGATGATCTGCATCAGAACCGCGCCCGCCAGCCTCGGCCCATAGGCCCCGCGAAGCAACGCCCCCAAATAGTAGCGGATCGCCCGGCTGCGGCTGGTAGGCCAGATGCTCTTTGCCGCGTGCCAACCCATGTATCCGGAAAAGGCGCGGGGCGAGATATGGGGTCGCAGGTCAGCGAGCCACGTCAAGCTCCCAATATTGCCCCGGACTTGTGACAGCCGGTCTTGCGCCTGCCTGTCCGCCCAGATCGTGCCGGGCCGGTCTGCCATGATGAAACGCGCGCCTGCCAAGGACAGGCGCAGCGCGAAGTCGGTATCGTCGCCGAACTTCACATCTTCCCGATAACGCACCTTTTCCGCGAGCGAGCGGCGAAGCGCTACGCTGCTCGTCTGGATGAATCCGCGATCACACATCAGATAACGATCGACCCTTTCATGTCGGGCGATCGCGCGCGGAGGCTTTAGGAAATTGCGCCCACCGCCCCGATCTGCCAGCACCTGGCCATAGGCTACCACCTCATCGCCCTCCTCCAGCAACGGCAACAGGTCGGCGAGGTGGTGTGGCAGGAAACGATCGTCGCAATCTAGAAAGGCTATATAGCGGCCCCGTGCGTGATCGATCCCTGCGTTTCGTGCTGCAGAGGCGCCCCTGTTCTGCTGGACGATGATGGTGAGACGCGGGTCCTTGATCGCCCGCAGCGCTATCTCCGTGCCGTCTGTCGATCCATCAATGACGACGATGACCTCAATGACTGCGATGCTTTGCTCCAAGGCGGAAAGCACGGCGGCGACTACAGCATCTCGCCGTTGGTAGGTTGGTATGACGATGGAAAAGATCGGTTGGGCGACGGCAGCTTGCAACTGCGATGGGGGTTGCCATGCGCTCATCACGACCGCGCCCCGCCATGGGCCGCTTCGCCCTTTCCAAAGCGCAATACGAAGCCGTTTACCAGTGAGCGATAGAGGGGCTTGGGCAGATAGGATCGCAGTACCTGCCGCGCGACCACCCTTGGCGGCACTCCACCTGCGAACAGCCCCACGATCAGGTCGCGCAACGCCATCACCGGCCGGATCGGCGCCATATGATAGGCCAGGACCGTGGCGCGATAGCCCCGCCGCGCCCGGTCTGTCAGCATATGGCCGCAGCGGTCGAGCCAGTCGAGCGAGGTTTCATAACCCCGAACATAGGAAGTGCGGCCCGCTTCGGTCGCGTCCAACCAGACCGTCAGCGGCTGTTCGATCATCCGAAATCGCGCGCCTGCGCCTTGCAATCGCACGCAAAAGTCCAGGTCCTGTCCCTTCTTCAGCGCCGGGTCGAACAGCACCTTGCGCGCCAGTCCGGCGGGCACGACCATGGTCGATGTTTGCATGAACTGGTTCGCGCAAAACAGATATTCACCGACGTCCTCGCCGTCGCGAATACCGCGATCCGGCCTGATCCAATATCGATCGACGCCTCGATCCACCTTCATCCGCGAATACAATACTGTCCGGCCATCATCATCGGCCAGCGCCTTGGCCATGATGGACAGCTTGCCCGGCAGGAACAGATCATCGGAATCTAGGAATGCAATGTATCGCCCCCGTGCCTCCTCGATCCCATGATTGCGGGCAGCGCCGCCGCCCGCATTGTCCTGTCGGATATAGCGCACACGGGGGTCGCCGATGGCATCGATCACCGGCGCGGGATTGTCCCGCGATCCATCATCGATGACGACGATTTCGAAGTCCTGCCAGTCCTGCGTCTGTACCGACCGGATCGTGTCGCCCACTATATCGGCTCGGTTGTACAGGGGAATGACGACGGAAAAGAAGGGGGCTGCATCTGTCATGCGCCATGCACCTTTCGATATTCTTCATATTGAAATCCTGCGATCCCGGCGATCTTGCCCGCCGCGCGATAGAGCTTGCCGAGCCTCACGACCCGCTTCCCCCGGTCCAGCGTCGCCGCCGCGCCGACCGTGCCGACAACGAACCCCGCCGCTATACGCGGTGCTTCGCCCACCAAGGTCCGCAGCCGCCCCTTGTGGAACCGCTCCACCATCATATCGGTCATGCCCAGTCGATAGCCGCGCATCAGCAGCCATTTGGCCGTCACGCGGCTCGCCGGGATCAACTCGGTTACCAGCGCGTCCTCGGCCCATGCGAAGCGGAAACCCTTGCGCACCATCCGGCTGAACAATTGCTTGTCCGACCCGCCGGTAAGCGCCATGCGCTCGTCAAAGGGCCGCTCGCCCATTTGGCGCAATGCGCTGGCGGAGATCAGCACATTGGCCGTGCTGTCCACCAACTTGACCGGCCCCGACTTGCCGCGCTTTTTTGCCTGCAGCAGCGGATGCCGCGCTGCCCACGGCGCCAAATGACTGTCCATCTCCCGCGCCACTGCGCCACCAACGACATCGGCATTCCACCGCTCCGCCGCTTCAACCATGGCGTCAATCCAGTTGCGCGAAGCAGCCTCATCATCGTCGAGCATCGCGATATGGCTGATCCCCGGCCGTGCCAAGGCCTCCGCCACCAGCGCATTACGCACCAGCGGTATGCCTCGCTCCGCCACAAGCATGGCCTTCACCGGCCAGCGATAACCTTGCGACGCCAGGCGTTCCACTACGCCCATACCCTCCTGCCGGGCTGCGTCGTTGTCGGCCACCAGCACCTCAAGGCTGTGCCGCGTATCCAGCGTCGCGATCGACTCCAGCGTACGCCGCAGCCCTTGAGGCCGGTTGCACGTAGCGATGCAGATGGTGATCCTAGCCATGGGCCGTCTCCGATGAGGCAAGCTGCCGCCGCTGCCACTGCGGGCGCGGCTTGGCCTTGAAGGTTGCATGGGCGGTCGCAATCGCCGCGAGGAAGATTACCCAGACCTGCCGGTCCTTGTCGAAGAAGGAGGTTTCCAGCAGATTCTGATACATAACGAACACCCAGACGGCGAAGGCCGGCACCATCAGATGCTGGTTTTCCTTCGACGATCCCGTGAGGAACCAATAGGCAGGTAGCGCCAGGAAGCTTACCAGCAACATGACCAGACCCAGCGGGCCGGTCGTCACTAAAATCTCCAGGTAGCCGTCATGCGAATGTGCGGTCAGCATCTGGAATTGCTGATTGAGATAATCATGCGCGGGCGAGTTCGCCCCCACCTGCCAAAAGCCGCCAAAGCCCGCCCCCAGATAAGGGTGATCCGCTAAATAATCGAACACCACTCGCCAGATCGAAACGCGCCCGGTGAAGCTGGTGGGATCGGCGAACAGCCGCTCGATAGTGGGCTGATAGGCGATGTAGAGTGCCAGAAACCCGACCATGCCAAAGCCCAGCATCAGCAGCAGGATCGCCCGTTTCTGCGTATTGTCGCTGAGCGCGCGATAAATGTTGCTGATCGCCAGCATGCCCACGCACAGCGCGAGCGACGTCTTGCTCTTCGTCCCGATCACGAAGACGAATGCCATGATCGCGAACAGCGCATAATACCATTTGCGTCGGTCGATCCACGCATTGCCGCAAACAATGAAGGTCAGCGCCATCACCGCGCCTGCAATATTCTTGTGGAAGAAGAAGCCGCGCCACGCCCCGATCAGCGCCTTGTCGCTCTCTGTCGATGGATGCACCGCTGCCGGGGTCAGGGGCAGGGAGACCCAGCAAATTATCAGCGATGCGATCAGCGCCCATCGCAGCGCCGTGAACAGTCGCTCCGGACCCATCAGAGCCAGCGCGCAAAAGGTGATGTAGATCACGATGAACTGCTGCATCACCCGCTTGAACGACACGAAGGGATCGACGCCCCAGCTGCAGGTGATCAGGAACCAGACCAGCATGATCGCCAGCGGCCAGAAGGTGAAACGATATTTCAGCGGATGCTTGCGCAGCATCTGCACCGCCGTCAGCAGCAGCGCGAAGCCGATGAACAGGGCCTGTTTAAAAAGGTCGGACCCGTCATTATCCGCCGCCATCGCCACCAGTTCATCCTGCGTGCGCGACGCGAAAGGCTGCTGGCCGATGAAGACCATCATCAGGAAAACGAAGTAGAAGACCTGTGTGACGACGACCATCCGGCTCTCCTTCGAGGCCGGAGCGGAGACGATAGAGGGCGCATGGCCGATACGGTGCCATGTGGACGCCATCAGCGCGCGGCTCCTTGCTCTGCACGCCATTTCCGGTCGAGCTGCCAGATGCCGAGCATCATCACCAACTGCGACAGGACCACGCCGGCGATGGAGAAGATCGGCGCTGCTGCCAAGGTCAGAAGTGTCACCGCGACGATCCCGAGGCCGCAACTGCGTAGGCTCTGGTTCGCCAGCGGCCGGAAGGCTTTGCGTGCCTGCGTCATCACGCTCATCGGCGTCTGCACGCACTGGACGAGCGAGAGCAGCGCGCAGAGGCCCACCGCAGTGGCGACCAGTTCATGATCGAGCGTCGGCTTCAGGATCAACTGTGGAAAGCCGAACAGCACCAGCGCAGCAACGATGCAGGTCGCCGCCCATAGGAAGACCAATGCGCCCATAAAGATGCGCTCCGACTTGATCGCTCCATCATGATCGCCGCTGGCCACCGCACGCGTCATACGCGGCCGCTCCAACTGGGTTAGGGCTGTGATGCACACATTCACCGGGCGGAAGAACAGCATACCCACGGCTACCGGAGCAAAGGCGGCGGGCCCGGCGAGCAAGGTCACTATGTAGCTGTGCGCGTTGGAGGTTGCCTCGGTCGAGAGCACGCCAACCAGCGTCCAGGCGGATTGCTCGCGCCACACTGGCTGGTAGTTGTTTAAGGCCCTGACTGGCCCGATCGCGACATGCCGCCGCACATAGGCAAAACCAAAGGGCAGCAGCCCGATGATGCTCGCTGCGACCAAAATTCCGCCGATGCTCGCCAGATCGGCGCCCGTTCGGCTCGCGATCAGTAGCGCGACCAGGATTGTCGCCGCATAGGCGAGGTCCGAACGTGCGGCGCTAGCAGGTTTGTGATGCGCATAGGCATTGGACCGCCCGAACCAGCGCACCAGCGACAGCGTCCCCGCCAACCCAAACATCGCGGCCGCTGCTGGCGATGCCGTTGCCCAGGCTATTCCCGCACAGATTACCCCCTGGCTCAGCGCCAGCAGCAGGTTCACCGGGAAGAAGAAGTCAAACGACTTGCCGTCCGCCTCGTCGCCTTGATTGACCGCGATCGTATAAGGCGTTGAAACCAGCGCGTTGGACAGGCTGTAGCCGAACTGGATGATCACCAGGAGAAAGGCCAGCGTCCCGATTGCGGCCGTGCCCAGATGATGGATCGAAAACAATTGCACGCCCAGATGGCTGACCGACACGATCGCTGATGACAGGCTGGCCAGGCCGAAGCGCCCGAACAGGCTGCCAAGGCTTTTGATGCGCCCTGCCAACGCCGCACCATCAGCCATGGCGATGTTTCCAAATCAGCCACAAGGCGTGCGGATTGGTGGTGATGTAGCGCCAGGCAAGCTGCTTGGGCCGTGTGACCATCCGATGCAGCCACTCCAACCCAGCCTTCTGCATCCACAGCGGTGCGCGCGGATAATCACCCGTCACATAGTTGAAGAGCCCGCCGCATGTAACGATCCACCCGGCTTTGATCCGGTCGCGATGGCGCACGCAAAAGGCTTGTTCGCGCGGTTTGCCCGTACCTACCCAAAGCACATCGGGCGAAGTTGCGTTTATCTCCGCGATCAGTGCCTCTTCCTCTTCACGGGACCAGAAGCCATTGCGTCGCCCAGCCAGTTCCAGTCCCGGCGTTGCCTCGATGATCCGGCGCGCGCATTCGGCGTTCACCTTCTCCTCGCCGCCCAGCAGAAAGTAGCGGACACCATGCTCAGCCGCCCGGCCGAGGCTGTCTATGAACATGTCGGTAGTGCTCGACCGGTCCGCGATCGGCGTGGTGCTGAACCACCGGGACGCCAGCACGATAATCTGGCCATCAGCATGGATGAGATCCGCCTGCGCCAGATCCGCCCGGAACGCTGCGTCGCTGGCGTTCATGGACAGCCCTTGGCCGTTGCAATCGAACACCAGCAAAGCCGG
It includes:
- a CDS encoding glycosyltransferase, with product MARITICIATCNRPQGLRRTLESIATLDTRHSLEVLVADNDAARQEGMGVVERLASQGYRWPVKAMLVAERGIPLVRNALVAEALARPGISHIAMLDDDEAASRNWIDAMVEAAERWNADVVGGAVAREMDSHLAPWAARHPLLQAKKRGKSGPVKLVDSTANVLISASALRQMGERPFDERMALTGGSDKQLFSRMVRKGFRFAWAEDALVTELIPASRVTAKWLLMRGYRLGMTDMMVERFHKGRLRTLVGEAPRIAAGFVVGTVGAAATLDRGKRVVRLGKLYRAAGKIAGIAGFQYEEYRKVHGA
- a CDS encoding glycosyltransferase family 2 protein: MSAWQPPSQLQAAVAQPIFSIVIPTYQRRDAVVAAVLSALEQSIAVIEVIVVIDGSTDGTEIALRAIKDPRLTIIVQQNRGASAARNAGIDHARGRYIAFLDCDDRFLPHHLADLLPLLEEGDEVVAYGQVLADRGGGRNFLKPPRAIARHERVDRYLMCDRGFIQTSSVALRRSLAEKVRYREDVKFGDDTDFALRLSLAGARFIMADRPGTIWADRQAQDRLSQVRGNIGSLTWLADLRPHISPRAFSGYMGWHAAKSIWPTSRSRAIRYYLGALLRGAYGPRLAGAVLMQIILPDAVYRRICDRWIDFTRMFVGRRQRL
- a CDS encoding WecB/TagA/CpsF family glycosyltransferase, which translates into the protein MNTEQALRQPFPSSEGQEKSVMVGGVPVSTLSLDALINKMVRDAPLRRMQQEPALLVFDCNGQGLSMNASDAAFRADLAQADLIHADGQIIVLASRWFSTTPIADRSSTTDMFIDSLGRAAEHGVRYFLLGGEEKVNAECARRIIEATPGLELAGRRNGFWSREEEEALIAEINATSPDVLWVGTGKPREQAFCVRHRDRIKAGWIVTCGGLFNYVTGDYPRAPLWMQKAGLEWLHRMVTRPKQLAWRYITTNPHALWLIWKHRHG
- a CDS encoding O-antigen ligase family protein — encoded protein: MAARPEMACRARSRALMASTWHRIGHAPSIVSAPASKESRMVVVTQVFYFVFLMMVFIGQQPFASRTQDELVAMAADNDGSDLFKQALFIGFALLLTAVQMLRKHPLKYRFTFWPLAIMLVWFLITCSWGVDPFVSFKRVMQQFIVIYITFCALALMGPERLFTALRWALIASLIICWVSLPLTPAAVHPSTESDKALIGAWRGFFFHKNIAGAVMALTFIVCGNAWIDRRKWYYALFAIMAFVFVIGTKSKTSLALCVGMLAISNIYRALSDNTQKRAILLLMLGFGMVGFLALYIAYQPTIERLFADPTSFTGRVSIWRVVFDYLADHPYLGAGFGGFWQVGANSPAHDYLNQQFQMLTAHSHDGYLEILVTTGPLGLVMLLVSFLALPAYWFLTGSSKENQHLMVPAFAVWVFVMYQNLLETSFFDKDRQVWVIFLAAIATAHATFKAKPRPQWQRRQLASSETAHG
- a CDS encoding glycosyltransferase family 2 protein; amino-acid sequence: MTDAAPFFSVVIPLYNRADIVGDTIRSVQTQDWQDFEIVVIDDGSRDNPAPVIDAIGDPRVRYIRQDNAGGGAARNHGIEEARGRYIAFLDSDDLFLPGKLSIMAKALADDDGRTVLYSRMKVDRGVDRYWIRPDRGIRDGEDVGEYLFCANQFMQTSTMVVPAGLARKVLFDPALKKGQDLDFCVRLQGAGARFRMIEQPLTVWLDATEAGRTSYVRGYETSLDWLDRCGHMLTDRARRGYRATVLAYHMAPIRPVMALRDLIVGLFAGGVPPRVVARQVLRSYLPKPLYRSLVNGFVLRFGKGEAAHGGARS
- a CDS encoding polysaccharide biosynthesis protein; protein product: MADGAALAGRIKSLGSLFGRFGLASLSSAIVSVSHLGVQLFSIHHLGTAAIGTLAFLLVIIQFGYSLSNALVSTPYTIAVNQGDEADGKSFDFFFPVNLLLALSQGVICAGIAWATASPAAAAMFGLAGTLSLVRWFGRSNAYAHHKPASAARSDLAYAATILVALLIASRTGADLASIGGILVAASIIGLLPFGFAYVRRHVAIGPVRALNNYQPVWREQSAWTLVGVLSTEATSNAHSYIVTLLAGPAAFAPVAVGMLFFRPVNVCITALTQLERPRMTRAVASGDHDGAIKSERIFMGALVFLWAATCIVAALVLFGFPQLILKPTLDHELVATAVGLCALLSLVQCVQTPMSVMTQARKAFRPLANQSLRSCGLGIVAVTLLTLAAAPIFSIAGVVLSQLVMMLGIWQLDRKWRAEQGAAR